DNA from Elaeis guineensis isolate ETL-2024a chromosome 2, EG11, whole genome shotgun sequence:
aaaaagaggtcTTTAGAAGACCGCAAACAGGATTGGACAACTCAGAAAACGCCATATAAACGTCTGTTCCATGCATTAAAGAAGGTTACTAATGGCAAGAGACAATTATCGGCAGAGTTTAGCCTATGAAAATGCCATATAGCATGGTAAAGAAGTTCTGATATTGATGACAAATAGGACACCAAGTAGGCTTGATAATATGTGAAAATTCTTGAAAACTAAGCAGAGACTCAAAATCAGGTGACACTGTGACAGTACATGCATGTCATCCATTTGCAAGTATAACTAAATAACTTACTAGGGCCTcttttacctcaaaaaaaatgatTATGGCGTTGTTACTCCTCTGATCAACTCAAAATCTAAAAGTAAAGGACTATTTATTTTAGCCCTTCTTTTTAGTGATGAGTTATAATGACGAAAAGGTCTGTCATCCCAACTTCTTCCCAAGGCCAAGAGTAATGCTTGGTAAAAGCATTTTAGCCTAGAATCTATACTGGCGAGAAATGTCCTCTGCTCATAGCTGGCAATTAGGCTTATTAATTATGCtgctatttttcttttgtggtaTATGCATGGACTATAAAAGTTTCAGGGCAGAAGAAGTAATTTTTGATGTAACGACTGAAATTGCTTTCCAGAGACATAGGGAACTCACCATCACTAATAGCAAGCACCATTGTGCAGTCCATCACAGTCGGGATTCTATGAGCAACAGTAATGACTGTACTACCTGCAAATTCTATTCTTATggtcttttgaagaattgcatctgTGGCGTTGTCAATCGATGCCGTGGCTTCATCTAGCACTAGTACACGACTTCTCCTTAAGAGTGCACGTCCCAAACAAAACAACTGTCGCTGCCCCATGCTCCAATTCGATCCATCCTCAACAACTGCATAACATCACTATTAGTATAATTTGATGACAATGAAGATAATGTTGGTAGCtggtaatattatatataaaaacatACAATGGAGGTTCTTACCTAATGAATCCAGCCCCTGTTCTTTCTCTTGAACAGCTTCTCGTAGCTGACATTTGTCAAGGACCTTCAAAACATGCAAGAAAATGCATCCAGCCAGCAATAATTACAATGGCAACTAAAGAAAGTATAGAAATATTAATATCCCCCAGAGGTTTCAACAACCATaaactagtctgaactctgaattaCTTGAAAAGTTTCCATTGTCTAAACACACATAAACATGGAGCTATTTAGTGAATATATACGTGTAAAGGCGAAGAAAACAATACACAATAATTATATAATGCAGATGGATTAAAATAAAGAACCCCAGTAGATATTAGTAGTGTTGGCTTGCTACTCAACATCCATATGGTGGTCCTTTTAAAGCAGCCTCTGTAGAATTTATCTTGCAAATAATCTTGAAATATCTACTGATTTGGATGTTATCATACTGCACCATCTCCTTTTAGACACCACAAGGTTTAATGGTGTAAACTATAAAGAGACTCTCCTTACAATTGTCTTTCAAAATAATGTCTTTACAAGTCCACTCATCAACTTGGATCACTCACCAGATGAGTCGCGATCTGAAAGTCCTTTTTACTCAAAACTGGCAAGTTTCCACTCAGGCAGTGGTAAACATCATTCACTAAAGCAGTTCACAGTTCCTAAAAGCTTAAAGAAATTAAACAACATGCGGAAAGATCTATTACCTCCCATATTTGCTGATCTGTATATTGTCCTAGAGGATCCAAGTTGTATCGAACAGATCCATTGAAAAGGGTTGGATCTTGAGGTATTATCCCAAAACGAGACCTCAGATCATGGAGGCCAATTGTGGCAATGTCAAGGCCATCTATGATGATCTTTCCTCCAGCTGGCTCAACAAGACGAAACAGTGCACCTATTAAAGTGGTCTTCCCACTTCCAGTTCGGCCAACTATCCCAATCTTGTGCCCACCTTCAAATATGCAACTGATTCCCTGAAGTACAAGAGGAGTATCTGGCCGATATCTGATCTGCTTTGATTGTGGATTTGTCAGCACAAAAATCTAAATGTGGTGTTTATAATGTTATTTTTGAAACAAACATAAAAAAGAGTGATTTACCTTTAAATCTTGGAGCTCCACTCTACCAACAGCAGGCCAATTGCGTGGAGGCCGGTTGCCTTCAACAACTTCTGGGGCTTCATTTGAAATGTGCATATACTGATTTAGCCTTTCTACGGAGATGATGTAATTTGCAAGTGtgcattgattttgaattgagaaAACCAGAGACATATTTAATGAGAAGCCATAAGATAGTGCCATCCCAACAAATCCTGTCCAGAAGTGAGTAACCAGATAATTATATATAGTAGTCTCAaaaacaaataatttttaaaataccgATCCTGATGTAGGCTCATAAGGCATACATGAAGAAAAGCATGTGTTTATCATGAATGCCTAGATATTAGTCAGTATAACTCATTTATGCACCTCATCAGCTGGTGGTGCATGCAAGATTATAATTTTAGGAAGTTGAGTATTTTTGCTTTCTTCAGAAAAGAACCTTATTTACGGTCAAATAATTGTCTTATTTCTGTTGTAATAATACTAGGAATTCTACAAGAAGGGTATACTTTCGTTAAACAATGAAAGAAGCTAACTTTTGTCAGTTTATCATTTTAGAGATGATGCTTTTTGTCACTATATTACAAAGATGATGTTTCATTCAACCACACGGAAGgtagtttttcttttttcaaaggtGGTGCCCTTAGGGAAGATTTGTCTTCTGAGAGCACTGCTAAATTGTAATGGCTGCTTGGTGAGGATGGGACTTGTTGGCCTCTTTGATTTTCTGTGAGTAATAAAGAGATCTTGAAAGAGTTGTTCATTCTAAGAAAAAATGAGTGATATGAAAAAACATGTGCATGATCCTAAAGGACATAATAAATGGAAGATGCAGTGGCATAAAGCATTTATTTGATGCAAAATATATTGTAAAGCGTTTGCAAGCAAAACTCACCAGAACTAAAAGTCCCTGGAGGAATTAAAGCCATGACAAGTGCTGATGTTGAAAGAACAGCAGCACTCATAGTCTCTAGTCGTTGGATCAGCCACTCGCTTGCTGCAAAATTATGGAAGAATGGACTGGCATTCCTGTCAATAAGTTCCAGAATTTTGGCAAAGAACCGATCTTCCTCTTCAAAGGCCCTGATTGTAACTGCTCCTGCAATGGATTCGGCTAAATGATTTGCCACAAGAGATTTTGTGGTGCCATTGATCCGCATTAGCTCCTTTGCAGAAGCTAAGTAGTATGCCTATGAACCCAAATATACAGTACCACCATGGTTATTTTTTCAACAAACAAAATAGAATTTCTAGAACAACTCAACACCTAATACTTCAGTCATACATGTTACCTGCAAGCGAATGGTTAGATAAACCATTGGTATGGAGACAAATAATACTTGCCATGTAACAACAGCTAACACCACAAGATTGCTGTATACGTTCATCATAGCACTGATACTAAAGATTAAGCTGAATGGCACATCAAGATCAACTATACTCAAATCAGAAGAAACCTGCACGAGAAAGAAAAATTTAAGATCCAAACATGTTAAGTTATAGAACTCTCCAGAAGGTAGATGCATAATAAATTTTAACGAAGTATTctcaataaatatattataacaaCTAACGAGGGTTTCTTTGGAGATTTTTACCCGACTCAGAATCCTTCCCAGAGGAGTAGAATCAAAGAATGACATTGGTGCACGGAATAATGAgttaagaagaagagaaaacagGGATTTTGATGACTGGAGACCCAAGACAACTACAAACACGGATCTAGATAACAAGAAGATAGCTGTGCTGCACCCAATTGCCAAGTACACTGTAATAAGTCGCATTGTGCTCACTTGAGGATTTTGAACATTGGCAGCCATCCATGAGTTTTGAGAAATCTGCCCAGCTATAAATATCACATGAGAAAGAACTGCCAATGCAGAATACAAGAAGCCTTTGTTTTGATTCAAATACTGTAAGTACGGCTTTAGACCAGTAtcacctttctctctctcctcttttttaatcaactgaacttctcctgataatttttccatttttttctgcTTATTGCTTGAAGTGTTATCAATCTCACTTGTAGACATCCCACTCTCTTTAGGAGAAACAACCTTCTCAAGCCTTTCTGGACCAACAGTGTCTTTATGTGCATTAACAAGATCCTGAAATTCTTTGCTTGAAACCAAGAGTTCATGATAGGGAGCAGCTCGCAGAACCTCCCCATTGGACATTAACTGTCAAGCACATGTGTCATTTATTTCAGATAGCATTCTTGGATTATTAACTAAAGACAGCACACTATATTAAATTGCAAAGCTGGTTTGAACAGAATACTACAGAACCAGAATTTTAGGAAAAGCTTGATGGACAAAAATAATCAATTTAAATAAGAGTGGTGATGGTGTTCACTTTTCCAGGAGAATCTAGAAAGAAAACGAATCCACATGAAAAGATGGTAATCCAAAGCATTCATTGTAAAGTTAAGAAGGAAAACTGAGTGTCCCAGATAATTCATATGTTATATGTAAATTACAAAGTCAGAGATCCCTGGTGAAGGAAAGAGCACTTTTACATAAGGAAGAAGCAGTCAAATTATTTCCTGGAGATTAACTGACGACTAACCAATATGGAATCAAAGGCTGGAAGGAAATCAACTTGATGAGTCACCAACAGAACTGTCTTTGCTGACAAAGCTCCCATGACATATTCCTGTATGCAATCAGAAAAATCTTATACAGTAATCCAAAGGCAAATTAAGCACAAAGTGAGCATACCATAAAATCATTACATTAAAGAGGCTAGTAGCAGTATGGGCATCAACAGCACTGAAAGGATCATCCAAGAGGTATACATCTGCATCTTGGTAGAGTGCACGGGCCAGCTGAATGCGCTGTTTCTGGCCACCACTGAGATTGACCCCTCTTTCTCCTATTTCAGTAAGATCTCCAAAGGGTAACATCTCAAGGTCCTTGACCAAAGAACATTTCTCTAGTGTTTCCTGGTATCGTTGCTTATCCATGGGAGACCCAAAGAGGATATTCTCTTGTACAGTTCCTGTCTGAATCCATGCACTCTGAGAAACATATGCAATTTTTCCACAGACTTGAATCTGCCATTTCAAGAAGAAAGGACATGTTATTCCTAAACACATCAATTCAGTATAGTTCGTGAACTGAAAAGCATCAAAGGAAGTTTGTCAAAAACATCAACATCTTGTGGATAAGTGCATAATAAAACCTTTAACATGCATCTCTAAAAGATAAATACACATACGACACACAAGTATACTTCCGAAGCTTTATTTGCATTGGCGCCGTATGGAAAAGACATGTAAATGCATTGAGCATTAAGGAAACGGGACATAAGTATGTCTTGCAGACAGACAATTTTGTAGTTGTGCAAACACATACTAAGAGTCTAGTATTCTTTTAAAGAGCATGACAGAAACCATTTAATGTGAAAACTAAAGGTTTTCATGGGATAATGATCAATACTCTTAACTGCCACAAAATGGAAGGATATATCATTGATCAAAACTTACCAAGCCCTCCGTATTTGGAACCTCTCCAAGAATTGCTGCCAAAAGAGTTGATTTTCCAGAGCCAACCTCCCCACATATAGCCACCTTTTCCCCAGGTTTAAGTTCTAAGCTTATGTTCCGGAGCGTAGgttttgatgggttgccttcCCAAGAAAAGTTTGATGACCTGATTACTATTGGGTGCTTGAGGTCCACACTGCGCTTCCTTTTAAAATGCCAATTCTGCAGCTCTTCTGCATCAAGAAGCTTAACTATCCTCCCGAATGCAACCTTTGCTTGAATCACAGCTCCAATAACATCAGGAATAGATCTTACTGGATCTTGAACAAGACGTAATGTGGCCACAAACGTGAAGACATTGCTAGGATAAAGTGGAACCTCAAGAAGATAGCAAGTCAAGAAAGTAGCAGCTGAGACCACTACAGGAGACGACCAGAAGAGGAAGCTATTATATGCCCTCTGTAGCTGAAATGCTGATAGCCACTTGCATTCCTCTGTTCTCAACCCCTCAATGACCTTCCTAAAATGTGTTTCCCATGCATAGAGCTTTAGCACTTTCATATTCACCAGAGCCTCTGACATAGCCTTTAGCCTGTTGTCCTGAGCTTCCATGAGCCTTGTCTGGAACTTGTGCTGTAGTTTGGCCACAGGAACATTACAGAGCACAGTAAGTATTATCACAACCATGGAAGAAATCGTTGCAAGACCCACGGCATGGTAGAGAATTACTAAAGCAATACCAAGTTGGAGGCTTGTTGTCCATGTTTGATGAAACCAGACTGGGAACTCGCCTATCCTATATGCATCAACTGTAACATAGTTCATTATCTCCCCTGAAGAATGGATCAGTTTGGCAGAGCTTGACAGCCTCAGTTGCTTCTGATAAATAGCTGCAGATAGCAATGACCTCACCTGTAGTCCCAACATTTTGGTGCGGAAGTACCACTGCCTCTGTGACAAAGATTCTAAGAATTTCGCCACAAACATTCCCAAGGCCAACACATAACCTTCATATTTAAAAGTTCCCATGCCTACAGACACTTTGATGAAGGCATTTAGAAGCATTGGGCCAGCTGACAAGGTAAGGACCCTAAGCAATGCAAAGAACCCAGAAACTAAAATTTCCTTTTTGTGGCAAGAAACTATTATCCATAAGAAGGGTGGTGATGTTGTTTGCTTAGTCTGTTTTTGTCTGTTCAGTTGCTCAACAAACAAGGAATAGCGGCTCTCAGTTTGATCTAGCTCACCTAACTGAGGTATATCTTTCTCCTCCAGGGGTTTCTCATAGCCTTTCTTCATCAAAGGGTTCAGCCACCAGAATGACATTCTATTGAAGAAGCCAGCATTTGCATAAGGAGTCACAGAATcatctgaatcatttgaattgGCATGGGACTTAATattcagaggtgcaaaaagagAGTCATTGATGATTTCGCAGTCATCGGCATCTTTGGATCCCTTGAAGGCAGAAAGCAGCAAAAGAACGGCACCAGGTAGCGACAAGACATCAAGAGCAATCTTTATTGATGTTTTCTTCTCTACAAGGATCCATAAGATAGAGGAGATACAAAGAAATCCAGCAAACACGCTTGCAACTCCTGACCAGGCCCTCACAAAGGCCTCTCCTAGCTGTTTGGCTCTGATGCTCACCACTAAGCCAGCAAGAGCCCAAGTTAAACCTTGAGACAACACCACTAGCCACCAATGCAGAGGTAAAGGGCCCTCCCCCTTCCTAAATTTCTCCTCCAACATCCATAACCCAAGGCCTATATAAGCCAATCCCAAGAAGCCATTGAAGACCATAGAAGATATTTGTATTGGTGAAGAGAGCCGGAAGAGTGTCTGCATGCGAACTACTCTTGACGACACCTTGCGGATGAAATTTAAGAAGAATGTGAAGAAGAGAAGCACAGTGATGGAGATGACCAGGAAGTGGTTCATGCAAGTGTTGGAGTAAAGGATTCTGCCAAGACCACAGGTATCTCCACCATAGTAGGAGCATATGGAACCCCCACAGAAAGCCATTCGAGCACCTAGTTAAatccaaaagtttttcatgaagagtAAGATTTCGATCTAATCACATTTTTCTAGGGGGAAATAAAACACAAAAACGGATTCATGCTTACGAGTGAGCGCATCCATTGCGTGTGATACTACTCACAC
Protein-coding regions in this window:
- the LOC105039765 gene encoding ABC transporter C family member 10: MDALTRARMAFCGGSICSYYGGDTCGLGRILYSNTCMNHFLVISITVLLFFTFFLNFIRKVSSRVVRMQTLFRLSSPIQISSMVFNGFLGLAYIGLGLWMLEEKFRKGEGPLPLHWWLVVLSQGLTWALAGLVVSIRAKQLGEAFVRAWSGVASVFAGFLCISSILWILVEKKTSIKIALDVLSLPGAVLLLLSAFKGSKDADDCEIINDSLFAPLNIKSHANSNDSDDSVTPYANAGFFNRMSFWWLNPLMKKGYEKPLEEKDIPQLGELDQTESRYSLFVEQLNRQKQTKQTTSPPFLWIIVSCHKKEILVSGFFALLRVLTLSAGPMLLNAFIKVSVGMGTFKYEGYVLALGMFVAKFLESLSQRQWYFRTKMLGLQVRSLLSAAIYQKQLRLSSSAKLIHSSGEIMNYVTVDAYRIGEFPVWFHQTWTTSLQLGIALVILYHAVGLATISSMVVIILTVLCNVPVAKLQHKFQTRLMEAQDNRLKAMSEALVNMKVLKLYAWETHFRKVIEGLRTEECKWLSAFQLQRAYNSFLFWSSPVVVSAATFLTCYLLEVPLYPSNVFTFVATLRLVQDPVRSIPDVIGAVIQAKVAFGRIVKLLDAEELQNWHFKRKRSVDLKHPIVIRSSNFSWEGNPSKPTLRNISLELKPGEKVAICGEVGSGKSTLLAAILGEVPNTEGLIQVCGKIAYVSQSAWIQTGTVQENILFGSPMDKQRYQETLEKCSLVKDLEMLPFGDLTEIGERGVNLSGGQKQRIQLARALYQDADVYLLDDPFSAVDAHTATSLFNEYVMGALSAKTVLLVTHQVDFLPAFDSILLMSNGEVLRAAPYHELLVSSKEFQDLVNAHKDTVGPERLEKVVSPKESGMSTSEIDNTSSNKQKKMEKLSGEVQLIKKEEREKGDTGLKPYLQYLNQNKGFLYSALAVLSHVIFIAGQISQNSWMAANVQNPQVSTMRLITVYLAIGCSTAIFLLSRSVFVVVLGLQSSKSLFSLLLNSLFRAPMSFFDSTPLGRILSRVSSDLSIVDLDVPFSLIFSISAMMNVYSNLVVLAVVTWQVLFVSIPMVYLTIRLQAYYLASAKELMRINGTTKSLVANHLAESIAGAVTIRAFEEEDRFFAKILELIDRNASPFFHNFAASEWLIQRLETMSAAVLSTSALVMALIPPGTFSSGFVGMALSYGFSLNMSLVFSIQNQCTLANYIISVERLNQYMHISNEAPEVVEGNRPPRNWPAVGRVELQDLKIRYRPDTPLVLQGISCIFEGGHKIGIVGRTGSGKTTLIGALFRLVEPAGGKIIIDGLDIATIGLHDLRSRFGIIPQDPTLFNGSVRYNLDPLGQYTDQQIWEVLDKCQLREAVQEKEQGLDSLVVEDGSNWSMGQRQLFCLGRALLRRSRVLVLDEATASIDNATDAILQKTIRIEFAGSTVITVAHRIPTVMDCTMVLAISDGKLVEYDCPQKLMKREGSLFAELVKEYGSHTSNAEIQSTNSQ